In the Pelagicoccus sp. SDUM812003 genome, one interval contains:
- a CDS encoding cadherin repeat domain-containing protein has product DLDEVAPSITSSDTATAIDENSGASQVIYTVTSDDSADVSDGVTYSLKAVDDHASLSIDANTGAVALTGNPDHETKPSYSFTVVATDAAGNATEQAVSLAINDLDEIAPSITSSNTATAINENSGAAQVIYTATSVDSADVSNGVTYSLKAVDDHASLSIDANTGAVTLTDDPDHEAKSSYSFTVVATDAAGNATEQAVSLAINDLDEIAPSITSSDTATAIDENSGAAQVIYTVTSDDSADVSNGVTYSLKPVDDHASLSIDANSGAVALTNDPDHEAKSSYAFTVVATDAAGNATEQAVSLSINDLDEIAPSITSSNTATAINENSGAAQVIYTVTSDDSADVSNGVTYSLKPVDDHASLSIDANTGAVTLTADPDHETKPSYSFTVVATDVAGNSSEQAVTLSINDLDEVAP; this is encoded by the coding sequence GATCTCGACGAAGTCGCCCCGAGTATCACTTCTTCCGATACAGCCACCGCCATCGACGAGAACAGCGGCGCATCCCAAGTCATCTACACCGTCACTTCCGACGATTCCGCCGACGTCTCCGATGGCGTCACCTACAGCCTAAAGGCAGTGGACGACCACGCATCACTCTCCATCGACGCAAACACCGGCGCCGTCGCACTCACTGGCAACCCTGACCACGAGACCAAGCCGTCCTACAGCTTCACCGTCGTCGCCACCGACGCCGCAGGCAACGCCACCGAGCAGGCCGTCTCCCTGGCCATCAACGACCTCGACGAAATCGCCCCAAGTATCACCTCTTCGAATACGGCTACCGCAATCAACGAGAATAGCGGCGCCGCGCAAGTGATCTACACCGCCACCTCGGTCGACTCCGCGGACGTCTCCAACGGCGTCACCTACAGCCTAAAGGCAGTGGACGACCACGCCAGTCTCTCCATCGACGCAAACACCGGCGCCGTCACACTCACTGACGACCCAGACCACGAAGCAAAGTCCTCCTACAGCTTCACCGTCGTCGCCACCGACGCCGCAGGCAACGCCACCGAGCAAGCCGTCTCCCTGGCCATCAACGACCTCGACGAAATCGCCCCAAGTATCACCTCTTCCGATACAGCCACTGCCATCGACGAGAATAGCGGCGCCGCGCAAGTGATCTACACCGTCACCTCGGACGACTCCGCCGACGTCTCCAACGGCGTCACCTACAGCCTGAAGCCCGTAGACGACCACGCATCACTCTCCATCGACGCCAACTCCGGCGCCGTCGCACTCACTAACGACCCAGACCACGAAGCAAAGTCCTCCTACGCTTTCACCGTCGTCGCGACAGATGCCGCAGGCAACGCCACCGAGCAAGCCGTCTCCCTCTCCATCAACGACCTCGACGAAATCGCCCCAAGTATCACCTCTTCGAATACGGCAACCGCAATCAACGAGAATAGCGGCGCCGCGCAAGTGATCTACACCGTCACCTCGGACGACTCCGCCGACGTCTCCAACGGCGTCACCTACAGCCTAAAGCCCGTAGACGACCACGCCAGTCTCTCCATCGACGCAAACACAGGAGCCGTCACCCTCACCGCAGACCCCGACCACGAGACCAAGCCATCCTACAGCTTCACCGTCGTCGCCACAGACGTAGCAGGAAACAGCTCCGAACAGGCCGTAACGCTCTCCATCAACGATCTCGACGAAGTCGCCCC